In Halosegnis marinus, one genomic interval encodes:
- the cmk gene encoding (d)CMP kinase yields the protein MASTDRTADAASERNLFITVSGTPGSGVTTLCEGLANALNCGYVSGGELFREVAEERGVSLSQLTARAGESEELDRALDRRLRTIAETWGAANNSFVLESRLAGWLAGNRADFRIWLDAPEEVRSERTSDREETTAEMQVREVLDAARYESYYGIDLDDRSIYDLALNSGRWGESSLQEIVLTALREYDPVADEGEFVVPAFEP from the coding sequence ATGGCGAGCACCGACCGGACCGCGGACGCGGCGAGCGAGCGGAACCTCTTCATCACCGTCTCCGGCACGCCGGGCTCCGGCGTCACGACGCTGTGCGAGGGGCTGGCGAACGCGCTGAACTGCGGCTACGTCTCCGGCGGGGAGCTGTTCCGCGAGGTGGCCGAGGAGCGCGGCGTGAGCCTCTCACAGCTCACCGCCCGCGCCGGCGAGTCGGAGGAACTGGACCGCGCGCTCGACCGCAGGCTGCGAACCATCGCCGAGACGTGGGGCGCGGCGAACAACAGCTTCGTCCTCGAATCCCGGCTCGCGGGGTGGCTCGCCGGGAACCGCGCGGACTTCCGCATCTGGCTCGACGCCCCCGAGGAGGTGCGCTCCGAGCGGACGAGCGACCGCGAGGAGACCACGGCGGAGATGCAGGTCCGGGAGGTGCTCGACGCCGCGCGCTACGAGTCGTACTACGGCATCGACCTCGACGACCGGTCCATCTACGACCTCGCGCTCAACAGCGGCCGGTGGGGGGAGTCGTCGCTTCAGGAGATCGTCCTGACCGCGCTCCGCGAGTACGACCCCGTCGCGGACGAGGGGGAGTTCGTCGTGCCGGCGTTCGAGCCCTAG
- a CDS encoding DUF555 domain-containing protein, which yields MSDYLVAMEAAWLVRDVEEVDDAIGVAVSEAGKRLNQQDMDYVEVGVGATPCPACGEPFDSVFVAADTALVGLMMEMKVFNVESVQHAQRVAKKEIGGALRDVPLKVIDTAEMASDDDE from the coding sequence ATGAGCGACTATCTGGTGGCGATGGAGGCCGCGTGGTTGGTTCGCGACGTCGAGGAGGTGGACGACGCCATCGGCGTCGCCGTGAGCGAGGCGGGCAAGCGCCTCAACCAACAGGACATGGACTACGTCGAGGTGGGCGTCGGCGCGACCCCGTGTCCGGCCTGCGGCGAGCCGTTCGACTCCGTCTTCGTCGCCGCCGACACCGCCCTCGTCGGCCTGATGATGGAGATGAAGGTGTTCAACGTCGAGAGCGTCCAGCACGCCCAGCGCGTGGCGAAGAAGGAGATCGGCGGCGCCCTGCGCGACGTGCCGCTGAAGGTCATCGACACCGCGGAGATGGCCTCGGACGACGACGAGTAG
- a CDS encoding HD domain-containing protein, translated as MSSIKDSVHDHITVEGVAEELLDTPAVQRLRRIKQLGTAEFVYPSANHTRFEHSLGVFHLASRALSHLGIEGPQAERVRAAALLHDIGHTPFSHNTEEVLERYENKSHDDVHDLIRGGEVERVLVRNDLDPGRVADLVAGDGELGQLVSGELDVDRMDYLVRDAHHTGVPYGTIDHGRLVRELRYVGGDLVLAEGNVQTAESLLLARALMNPTVYSHHVARISKAMLRRATDELVGAGGVPAAEFRRWDDHDLMVALRDDPATTGYARRLDDRDLFKRAVWAEYADVPEGLIEADHGEIAAYERDIAERADVDPSEVIVDVPGEPSMEESTTQVVVNGEVRRLGSQSTLVAALRKAQHEQWRLGVYAPEEDADAVGAAAEDVLGLDLDALVVDVRKGMHQTLDEYGA; from the coding sequence GTGAGTTCCATCAAGGACTCCGTCCACGACCACATCACCGTCGAGGGGGTGGCCGAGGAGCTGCTCGACACCCCGGCGGTCCAGCGGCTCCGGCGCATCAAACAGCTCGGCACCGCGGAGTTCGTCTATCCGAGCGCGAACCACACCCGCTTCGAGCACTCGCTCGGCGTCTTCCACCTCGCCAGCCGCGCGCTGTCGCACCTCGGCATCGAGGGGCCGCAGGCCGAACGGGTGCGGGCGGCCGCCCTCCTCCACGACATCGGCCACACGCCCTTCTCGCACAACACCGAGGAGGTGCTCGAACGCTACGAGAACAAGTCCCACGACGACGTCCACGACCTCATCCGCGGCGGCGAGGTGGAGCGCGTCCTCGTCCGCAACGACCTCGACCCCGGGCGGGTCGCGGACCTCGTGGCCGGCGACGGCGAACTCGGCCAACTCGTCTCGGGCGAGTTGGACGTGGACCGGATGGACTACCTCGTCCGCGACGCCCACCACACGGGAGTTCCCTACGGCACCATCGACCACGGCCGGCTCGTCCGCGAACTCCGCTACGTCGGCGGCGACCTCGTGCTCGCCGAGGGGAACGTCCAGACCGCCGAATCCCTGCTGTTGGCGCGCGCGCTGATGAACCCGACCGTCTACTCCCACCACGTCGCGCGCATCTCGAAGGCGATGCTCCGGCGGGCGACGGACGAACTCGTCGGCGCGGGCGGCGTCCCGGCCGCCGAGTTCCGCCGCTGGGACGACCACGACCTGATGGTCGCCCTGCGCGACGACCCCGCGACGACGGGGTACGCCCGGCGGCTGGACGACCGCGACCTGTTCAAGCGCGCGGTGTGGGCCGAGTACGCCGACGTCCCGGAGGGGCTCATCGAGGCCGACCACGGGGAGATAGCGGCCTACGAGCGCGACATCGCCGAGCGCGCCGACGTGGACCCCTCCGAGGTCATCGTGGACGTGCCCGGCGAGCCGTCGATGGAGGAGTCCACGACGCAGGTCGTCGTCAACGGCGAGGTGCGGCGGCTGGGCTCGCAGTCCACGCTCGTCGCGGCCCTGCGGAAGGCCCAACACGAGCAGTGGCGCCTCGGGGTGTACGCGCCCGAGGAGGACGCCGACGCGGTCGGCGCGGCCGCGGAGGACGTGCTCGGCCTCGACCTCGACGCGCTCGTGGTCGACGTGCGCAAGGGAATGCACCAGACGCTCGACGAGTACGGCGCATGA
- a CDS encoding glycosyltransferase family 87 protein, which produces MSRPSAARALADAGDRTRLLLLSLVAVLCLTALAVPLVQFGGGPLRFGGVDFKAYYLAGRRVLAGYPLYADGPLVHVVPRPRATAFLYPPVVVAPFAALATLPSLPARAAWVAAQLAFLWVSVLALARSFGLAPTRGEALLAFVALVGFQPVLFLARIGNVSGAMAGLFCLSAAVTVAPEGPDRPYLGGAAAVLGVVPKPFAAPALAGLLGDRRRLLGGALALLALAVVSVAAFGPATHRTYLAVLLAGKGWGPAGDPTALPLHFRPFYRVPAADALRGVHLGAALGLSLVAARVGADARAVALGSLAVPLVAPTANTLTLVLALPGLLVALALEAREGGVPWLPALALVGVHGSVPLSRLVVRFGPNGAPALPWGAVERLLVVQPATVALAAAFWLCGYRILRDL; this is translated from the coding sequence GTGTCCCGCCCCTCCGCCGCCCGCGCGCTCGCCGATGCCGGCGACCGCACCCGTCTCCTCCTGCTGTCCCTCGTCGCAGTCCTCTGTCTCACCGCGCTCGCCGTCCCGCTCGTCCAGTTCGGCGGCGGGCCGCTCCGCTTCGGCGGCGTCGATTTCAAGGCGTACTACCTCGCGGGTCGGCGCGTCCTCGCCGGCTATCCACTATACGCCGACGGCCCGCTCGTCCACGTCGTTCCCCGGCCCCGCGCGACGGCGTTCCTCTACCCGCCGGTCGTCGTCGCGCCGTTCGCCGCGCTGGCGACCCTGCCGTCCCTCCCGGCCCGCGCGGCGTGGGTCGCCGCCCAGCTGGCGTTCCTGTGGGTGTCGGTACTCGCGCTTGCTCGCTCGTTCGGCCTCGCGCCGACGCGGGGCGAAGCCCTCCTCGCCTTCGTCGCGCTCGTCGGCTTCCAGCCGGTCCTCTTCCTCGCGCGCATCGGTAACGTCTCGGGCGCGATGGCGGGGCTGTTCTGTCTCTCCGCGGCGGTCACAGTCGCGCCGGAGGGCCCCGACCGCCCGTACCTCGGCGGGGCCGCGGCCGTCCTCGGCGTCGTTCCCAAGCCGTTCGCCGCGCCCGCGCTCGCCGGCCTGCTCGGGGACCGTCGCCGGCTCCTCGGCGGCGCCCTCGCCCTGCTCGCGCTCGCGGTCGTCTCCGTCGCCGCCTTCGGGCCGGCGACCCACCGAACCTACCTCGCCGTCCTCCTCGCCGGCAAGGGGTGGGGACCGGCCGGCGACCCGACCGCCCTCCCGCTCCACTTCCGGCCCTTCTACCGGGTGCCGGCGGCGGACGCGCTCCGGGGCGTCCACCTCGGGGCCGCGCTCGGCCTCTCGCTCGTGGCGGCCCGCGTCGGTGCCGACGCCCGGGCGGTCGCCCTCGGCTCGCTCGCCGTCCCGCTCGTCGCCCCGACGGCGAACACGCTCACGCTCGTCCTCGCGCTCCCCGGCCTCCTCGTCGCGCTCGCGCTGGAGGCGCGTGAGGGCGGCGTCCCGTGGCTGCCGGCGCTGGCGCTCGTGGGGGTACACGGCAGCGTCCCGCTGTCGCGGCTCGTCGTCCGGTTCGGGCCGAACGGCGCGCCCGCGCTCCCGTGGGGTGCGGTCGAACGGCTCCTCGTCGTCCAGCCCGCCACGGTCGCGCTCGCCGCGGCCTTCTGGCTCTGCGGCTACCGGATACTGCGGGACCTATAG
- a CDS encoding LLM class flavin-dependent oxidoreductase: protein MDRMRLNLFTMNAVTHVSPGAWRYPGDRAADYTDREYWTEVARTAERGGFDAVFFADVRGIYDVYDGERETAIERAVQTPSNDPRFLIPAMAEVTDDLGFAVTRSTTYNHPYELAREFSTLDHLTDGRVAFNIVTSYLESAARNLGVGERLDHDDRYDRAAEFMEVCYALWEDSWDDDAVKRDREAGVFTDPNGVHTIDHDGEWFSVAGPHGAEPSPQRTPFLYQAGSSDRGREFAAHNAEAVFCSYPTKEGVRGYVEDMRERAADHGRDPDSLGFYPGVVPVVGETEELAAAKHESYRENVDVEATLALLSGFMDMDLSELDPDQPLEHIETEAIQGAVNAFTSADPDREWTVREVAQFAGLGSTSPVVVGTPEAVADELEAWYRDLPIAGFNVKEVTRPDSLVDFVDLVVPELRERGLVADADADTLRERAGGEGPRLPNDHPARR from the coding sequence ATGGACCGGATGCGCCTGAACCTCTTCACGATGAACGCGGTCACCCACGTCTCCCCGGGCGCGTGGCGCTACCCCGGCGACCGCGCCGCCGACTACACGGACCGCGAGTACTGGACCGAGGTCGCCCGCACCGCCGAGCGCGGCGGCTTCGACGCGGTGTTCTTCGCCGACGTGCGCGGTATCTACGACGTGTACGACGGCGAGCGCGAGACGGCCATCGAGCGGGCCGTCCAGACCCCGTCGAACGACCCGCGGTTCCTGATTCCCGCGATGGCCGAGGTCACCGACGACCTGGGCTTCGCCGTCACGCGCTCGACCACGTACAACCACCCGTACGAACTCGCCCGCGAGTTCTCGACGCTCGATCACCTCACCGACGGCCGGGTCGCGTTCAACATCGTCACCTCCTACCTCGAATCCGCGGCGCGCAACCTCGGCGTCGGCGAACGGCTGGACCACGACGACCGCTACGACCGCGCCGCGGAGTTCATGGAGGTCTGCTACGCGCTGTGGGAGGACTCGTGGGACGACGACGCCGTGAAGCGCGACCGCGAGGCGGGCGTGTTCACCGACCCGAACGGCGTTCACACCATCGACCACGACGGCGAGTGGTTCTCCGTCGCCGGGCCGCACGGGGCCGAGCCGTCGCCCCAGCGGACCCCGTTCCTGTATCAGGCCGGCTCCTCGGACCGCGGCCGGGAGTTCGCCGCGCACAACGCCGAGGCCGTGTTCTGCTCGTACCCGACGAAGGAGGGCGTGCGCGGCTACGTCGAGGACATGCGCGAGCGCGCCGCCGACCACGGCCGCGACCCCGACTCGCTCGGGTTCTACCCCGGCGTCGTCCCCGTCGTCGGGGAGACCGAGGAACTCGCGGCCGCGAAACACGAGAGCTACCGCGAGAACGTGGACGTGGAGGCGACGCTCGCGCTGCTGTCGGGCTTCATGGACATGGACCTCTCCGAACTCGACCCCGACCAGCCGCTCGAACACATCGAGACGGAGGCGATTCAGGGCGCGGTGAACGCCTTCACGAGCGCCGACCCGGACCGCGAGTGGACCGTCCGCGAGGTCGCACAGTTCGCCGGCCTCGGCTCCACCTCGCCGGTCGTCGTCGGAACCCCGGAGGCGGTGGCCGACGAACTGGAGGCGTGGTACCGCGACCTGCCCATCGCGGGCTTCAACGTGAAGGAGGTGACGCGCCCCGACTCGCTCGTCGACTTCGTCGACCTCGTCGTCCCCGAACTCCGCGAGCGCGGCCTCGTGGCCGACGCCGACGCCGACACGCTCCGCGAGCGCGCCGGCGGCGAGGGGCCCCGCCTGCCGAACGACCACCCGGCGCGCCGGTAG
- a CDS encoding HD domain-containing protein, with amino-acid sequence MNAIKDSVHDWIPLDPVAADLLDTEAFQRLRHIKQLSTVRLVYPSASHTRFEHSLGVYHLAGQALESLGVEGARARAVRAAALLHDVGHGPYGHQTEEVIRRHTGTDHDEIGDLLYETELAGVLERHDIDPDRVAALVRGEGDLGQVVSGELDVDRMDYLVRDAHHTGVPYGTIDHGRLVRELRSRDGRLVLAEGNVQTAESLLLARALMDGVVYRHHVSRIAGAMLERACERLLDAGTPVAEFRRMADHDLLVALREEVPDLGARIERRDLYKRAVWTGLDRVPDAVTELSREDERRAARDIADEADVDRERVVVDVPSLPKLKESRTRVVVNGVVRRLEGASELVGALRATRRAQWRLGVYAPAAEQDAVAEAARDVLGLPR; translated from the coding sequence ATGAACGCCATCAAGGACTCCGTCCACGACTGGATTCCCCTGGACCCGGTCGCGGCGGACCTGCTGGACACCGAGGCGTTCCAGCGGCTCCGCCACATCAAGCAGCTCTCCACGGTACGGCTCGTGTACCCCTCGGCCTCCCACACCCGCTTCGAGCACTCGCTCGGCGTCTATCACCTCGCGGGGCAGGCGCTCGAATCGCTCGGCGTCGAGGGCGCCCGCGCCCGGGCGGTGCGGGCCGCCGCCCTCCTCCACGACGTGGGGCACGGCCCCTACGGCCACCAGACGGAGGAGGTCATCCGCCGCCACACCGGCACGGACCACGACGAGATCGGCGACCTCCTGTACGAGACGGAGCTCGCGGGCGTGCTGGAGCGCCACGACATCGACCCCGACCGCGTCGCGGCGCTCGTCCGCGGCGAGGGCGACCTCGGGCAGGTCGTCTCGGGGGAGTTGGACGTGGACCGGATGGACTACCTCGTCCGCGACGCCCACCACACGGGGGTTCCCTACGGCACCATCGACCACGGTCGACTCGTCCGCGAACTCCGGTCGCGCGACGGCCGGCTCGTACTGGCCGAGGGGAACGTCCAGACCGCCGAGTCGCTCCTCCTCGCCCGCGCCCTGATGGACGGCGTCGTCTACCGCCACCACGTCTCGCGTATCGCAGGCGCGATGCTCGAACGCGCCTGCGAGCGCCTGCTCGACGCGGGCACCCCGGTCGCGGAGTTCCGTCGGATGGCCGACCACGACCTGCTCGTCGCCCTGCGCGAGGAGGTGCCGGACCTCGGGGCGCGCATCGAGCGGCGCGACCTCTACAAGCGGGCGGTGTGGACGGGGCTGGACCGCGTTCCCGACGCCGTCACCGAACTCTCCCGCGAGGACGAGCGCCGCGCCGCACGCGACATCGCCGACGAGGCGGACGTGGACCGCGAGCGGGTCGTCGTGGACGTGCCCTCGCTCCCGAAGCTCAAGGAGTCGCGCACCCGGGTCGTCGTCAACGGCGTCGTCCGGCGGCTGGAGGGCGCGAGCGAACTCGTCGGCGCGCTCCGGGCCACCCGGCGGGCGCAGTGGCGGCTCGGCGTCTACGCGCCCGCGGCCGAGCAGGACGCCGTCGCCGAGGCCGCCCGCGACGTGTTGGGCCTCCCCCGATAA
- the psmB gene encoding archaeal proteasome endopeptidase complex subunit beta, with the protein MNGDGETTPMRNEEFSIDPAPNERPDLEPDFDPYAPQVGDLPESDVSEADLDNVNKTGTTTIGLTTPDGVVMATDMRASLGGRFVSNKDVQKVEQVHPTAALTMAGSVGGAQSFIQTIRAEANLYEARRGENMSMQALSTLCGNFLRGGPFFMVSPILGGVDSEGGHVFSLDPAGGVMRDDYTVTGSGMQMAYGVLEQEYTDDLSIDEARTVAARGIKSAVERDTGSGNGVFLAEITDAGVDIEGHKDFDEVL; encoded by the coding sequence ATGAACGGCGACGGCGAAACGACGCCAATGCGTAACGAGGAGTTCTCCATCGACCCCGCCCCGAACGAGCGGCCGGACCTCGAACCTGACTTCGACCCGTACGCCCCGCAGGTCGGCGACCTGCCGGAGAGCGACGTGAGCGAGGCCGACCTCGACAACGTCAACAAGACCGGAACGACGACCATCGGCCTCACGACCCCGGACGGCGTCGTGATGGCGACGGACATGCGCGCCTCGCTCGGCGGCCGGTTCGTCTCCAACAAGGACGTCCAGAAGGTCGAGCAGGTCCACCCGACGGCGGCGCTGACGATGGCCGGCTCGGTCGGCGGCGCGCAGTCGTTCATCCAGACCATCCGCGCCGAGGCGAACCTCTACGAGGCGCGCCGCGGCGAGAACATGAGCATGCAGGCGCTCTCGACGCTGTGCGGCAACTTCCTGCGCGGCGGTCCCTTCTTCATGGTGTCGCCCATCCTCGGCGGCGTCGATTCCGAGGGCGGCCACGTGTTCTCGCTCGACCCCGCGGGCGGCGTCATGCGCGACGACTACACCGTCACCGGGTCGGGGATGCAGATGGCGTACGGCGTGCTCGAACAGGAGTACACCGACGACCTCTCCATCGACGAGGCGCGCACCGTCGCCGCGCGCGGCATCAAGTCCGCGGTCGAGCGCGACACCGGCTCCGGTAACGGCGTCTTCCTCGCCGAGATCACGGACGCCGGCGTGGACATCGAGGGCCACAAGGACTTCGACGAGGTCCTGTAA
- a CDS encoding CBS domain-containing protein — protein sequence MDLPTPADLREKRKALELTQSALADRADVSQPLIARIEGGDVDPRLSTLRRIVTALEEAEGNVLKARDLMHEEVVAVSPDDSVREAARVMDEDAYSQLPVLEHDRPVGSISQTDLVGLGEESREKPVSEHMSESFPTVAADASIDEVRHLLEYYKAVMVTESGEAVGIITEADVASRLS from the coding sequence ATGGACCTGCCGACGCCCGCCGACCTGCGCGAGAAGCGAAAGGCGCTGGAACTGACCCAGAGCGCGCTGGCCGACCGCGCCGACGTGTCCCAGCCGCTCATCGCGCGCATCGAGGGCGGCGACGTGGACCCGCGGCTCTCGACGCTGCGGCGCATCGTCACAGCGCTGGAGGAGGCGGAGGGGAACGTCCTGAAGGCGCGCGACCTGATGCACGAGGAGGTCGTCGCCGTCTCGCCGGACGACTCGGTGCGCGAGGCCGCCCGCGTGATGGACGAGGACGCCTACTCGCAGCTTCCCGTCCTCGAACACGACCGGCCCGTCGGGAGCATCTCGCAGACCGACCTCGTGGGGCTGGGCGAGGAGTCGCGCGAGAAGCCCGTCTCCGAGCACATGAGCGAGTCGTTCCCCACCGTCGCGGCCGACGCCAGCATCGACGAGGTGCGCCACCTCCTCGAGTACTACAAGGCCGTGATGGTCACCGAGAGCGGCGAGGCGGTCGGCATCATCACCGAGGCGGACGTTGCTTCGCGGCTGAGCTAG
- a CDS encoding amidohydrolase family protein, whose translation MSGTRTLEGLVLAGPDFEPIEGRVVVEDGEIAAIEEASVASDDWILPAFVNAHTHIGDSIAKEAGRGLSLDELVAPPDGLKHRLLRETPRDEMVAAMRESVAYMREGGTASFVEFREGGAEGVDRLREAAADSPVEPVILGREEVAAMEAGDGFGASGARDGEFGTERNATREAGKLFGVHAGERDSHDVDGALDLDPDFLVHMVHVEDYQLERVADRGTPVVCCPRSNLVTNVGLPDFDRLNDATTLALGTDNVMLNSPSVFRETEFAAKHSDLDAPTVLRMATRNGARIAGKEYGLVEEGRPAKLQVLDGGNHNLGGARDPVRAVVRRAGVADVREVLL comes from the coding sequence ATGAGCGGGACGCGCACCCTCGAAGGGCTGGTGCTCGCCGGCCCGGACTTCGAGCCGATAGAGGGGAGAGTCGTGGTGGAGGACGGCGAGATAGCCGCGATAGAGGAGGCGTCGGTCGCCTCCGACGACTGGATACTGCCGGCGTTCGTCAACGCCCACACCCACATCGGCGACTCCATCGCCAAGGAGGCCGGGCGGGGTCTCTCGCTGGACGAACTCGTCGCGCCGCCGGACGGACTGAAACACCGGCTCCTGCGCGAGACGCCGCGCGACGAGATGGTCGCGGCGATGCGCGAGTCCGTCGCGTACATGCGCGAGGGCGGAACGGCCTCGTTCGTCGAGTTCCGCGAGGGCGGCGCGGAGGGGGTCGACCGCCTGCGCGAGGCCGCCGCGGACAGCCCCGTCGAGCCCGTGATTCTCGGGCGCGAGGAGGTAGCCGCGATGGAGGCCGGCGACGGCTTCGGCGCGAGCGGTGCGCGCGACGGCGAGTTCGGGACCGAACGGAACGCCACCCGCGAGGCCGGCAAGCTGTTCGGCGTCCACGCAGGCGAGCGCGACAGCCACGACGTGGACGGCGCGCTCGACCTCGACCCGGACTTCCTCGTCCACATGGTCCACGTCGAGGACTACCAGCTGGAACGGGTCGCCGACAGGGGGACGCCCGTCGTCTGCTGTCCGCGCTCGAACCTCGTCACGAACGTCGGCCTGCCGGACTTCGACCGGCTGAACGACGCGACGACGCTCGCGCTCGGGACGGACAACGTGATGCTCAACTCCCCGAGCGTGTTCCGCGAGACGGAGTTCGCGGCGAAACACTCCGACCTCGACGCCCCGACCGTCCTCCGGATGGCGACGCGCAACGGCGCACGCATCGCGGGGAAGGAGTACGGCCTCGTCGAGGAGGGGCGGCCCGCGAAGCTCCAGGTGCTCGACGGCGGGAACCACAACCTCGGCGGCGCGCGCGACCCCGTCCGGGCCGTCGTACGGCGGGCGGGCGTCGCGGACGTGCGGGAGGTCCTGCTGTGA
- a CDS encoding MBL fold metallo-hydrolase, with protein MVHHDGTTVHWLGYATIRLAGDDVVVYCDPGRYGVLDGIEPRDGDVVCVTHDHHYDSDGIRRVARDDATVVLFEGIDTNRIDRDVERPADLPYDVVRVDAEADIAVGTPTGARDDGPRPGEVFVRTVPAYNDPDGPHTREDGSPVHPEGRGCGFHLTLPSVWGRDVTAFWPGDSDVLDGHAELDVSLFCPPIGGAFTMGREAAADLAEAVEASLVLPVHYDTFEALEADAEAFVADVAGRGVPVVLDE; from the coding sequence ATGGTCCACCACGACGGCACGACGGTCCACTGGCTCGGCTACGCCACGATACGGCTGGCCGGCGACGACGTGGTCGTCTACTGCGACCCCGGCCGCTACGGCGTTCTCGACGGTATCGAACCGCGGGACGGCGACGTGGTCTGCGTCACCCACGACCACCACTACGACAGCGACGGCATCCGCCGGGTCGCGCGCGACGACGCCACCGTCGTCCTCTTCGAGGGTATCGACACGAACCGCATCGACCGCGACGTCGAGCGGCCGGCCGACCTCCCCTACGACGTGGTCCGGGTCGACGCCGAGGCCGACATCGCGGTCGGGACCCCGACCGGCGCGCGCGACGACGGGCCGCGCCCCGGCGAGGTCTTCGTCCGCACCGTCCCCGCGTACAACGACCCCGACGGCCCGCACACCCGCGAGGACGGCTCGCCGGTCCACCCCGAGGGGCGCGGCTGCGGCTTCCACCTCACGCTCCCGAGCGTCTGGGGCCGCGACGTGACCGCCTTCTGGCCCGGGGACTCCGACGTGCTCGACGGCCACGCCGAGCTCGACGTCTCGCTGTTCTGTCCGCCCATCGGCGGGGCGTTCACGATGGGCCGGGAGGCGGCGGCCGACCTCGCCGAGGCGGTGGAGGCGAGCCTCGTGCTCCCGGTCCACTACGACACGTTCGAGGCGCTGGAGGCCGATGCCGAGGCGTTCGTCGCGGACGTGGCCGGGCGCGGCGTCCCGGTCGTGCTGGACGAGTGA
- a CDS encoding universal stress protein → MYDRILVPTDGSPGMARVLEHAAELARVHGAALEVVYVVNSGAVANLPMESSWEGVAEMLREEGHGALDAAADAVEGTVERTILEGNPAHEIVEYAKRSGADVVCMGTHGRGGLNRLLLGSVAERVVRASEVPVLTVRVTD, encoded by the coding sequence ATGTACGACCGGATACTCGTCCCGACCGACGGGTCGCCCGGGATGGCCCGCGTGCTGGAACACGCGGCCGAACTGGCCCGCGTCCACGGCGCGGCACTGGAGGTGGTGTACGTCGTCAACTCCGGCGCCGTGGCGAACCTCCCCATGGAGTCGTCGTGGGAGGGGGTCGCGGAGATGCTCCGCGAGGAGGGGCACGGCGCGCTCGACGCCGCCGCCGACGCGGTCGAGGGCACGGTCGAGCGGACGATACTGGAGGGGAACCCCGCCCACGAGATCGTCGAGTACGCGAAGCGGTCGGGGGCGGACGTGGTCTGCATGGGGACGCACGGCCGCGGCGGGCTGAACCGCCTGTTGCTCGGCAGCGTCGCCGAGCGGGTCGTCCGGGCGAGCGAGGTTCCGGTGCTCACGGTGCGCGTCACGGACTGA
- the purM gene encoding phosphoribosylformylglycinamidine cyclo-ligase produces MSDEDEEELTYAGSGVDIEASEAATAALVGAVGEFEGDYAGLVDIGDRYLALATDGVGTKLLVAEALGDYSTVGIDCIAMNVNDLAAAGVTPVAFVDYLAVDDPDERFAEQVGEGLSRGAEEVGMALVGGETAVMPEVVKGLDLAGTCAGLATDDEVFPGEAEAGDVLVGWASSGIHSNGLTLAREVATRDGGSYTDPFPFDGYDTVGEALLEPTRIYTDLLPALHDAETHACAHITGGGWTNLPRMGEYEYAVTDPYEPQPVFEFVRERGNVAAAEMHRTFNMGTGFVAALPPEDADAVAAATDGRVVGEVREGSSVEIRGLSL; encoded by the coding sequence ATGAGCGACGAGGACGAGGAGGAACTCACCTACGCGGGGTCGGGCGTCGATATCGAGGCGAGCGAGGCGGCCACCGCGGCGCTCGTCGGCGCCGTCGGCGAGTTCGAGGGCGACTACGCGGGCCTCGTGGACATCGGCGACCGCTACCTCGCGCTGGCGACGGACGGCGTCGGGACCAAGTTGCTCGTCGCGGAGGCGCTCGGCGACTACTCCACGGTCGGCATCGACTGCATCGCGATGAACGTCAACGACCTCGCCGCCGCAGGGGTCACGCCGGTCGCGTTCGTCGATTACCTCGCCGTCGACGACCCGGACGAGCGGTTCGCGGAGCAGGTGGGCGAGGGGCTGTCGCGCGGCGCGGAGGAGGTCGGCATGGCGCTCGTCGGCGGCGAGACGGCCGTGATGCCGGAGGTCGTGAAGGGGCTCGACCTCGCGGGGACCTGCGCCGGCCTCGCGACCGACGACGAGGTGTTCCCGGGAGAGGCCGAGGCCGGCGACGTGCTCGTCGGCTGGGCGTCCTCGGGCATCCACTCGAACGGGCTGACGCTGGCGCGCGAGGTCGCGACCCGCGACGGCGGGAGCTACACCGACCCGTTCCCGTTCGACGGCTACGACACCGTCGGCGAGGCCCTGCTCGAACCGACGCGCATCTACACCGACCTCCTGCCGGCGCTCCACGACGCCGAGACGCACGCCTGCGCGCACATCACCGGCGGCGGGTGGACGAACCTCCCGCGGATGGGCGAGTACGAGTACGCGGTGACGGACCCCTACGAGCCGCAGCCGGTGTTCGAGTTCGTCCGCGAGCGGGGCAACGTCGCCGCCGCGGAGATGCACCGGACGTTCAACATGGGGACCGGCTTCGTCGCGGCGCTCCCGCCCGAGGACGCCGACGCCGTGGCGGCGGCGACGGACGGCCGGGTCGTCGGCGAGGTCCGCGAGGGGTCGTCGGTCGAGATACGCGGCCTGTCGCTGTAG